The sequence GCGAGCGGTGTAGAGCCAGGAGACGTGGTGGTGGTCGGCGGTGTACTCGCGTTCCTTGTTCACCTCGCGGAAGTTGGTGTAGCCCTCGCGGTGGAACTTCAGCGCCAGCGGCCGGTAGGACTGGGCCTCGTACACGTCGCTCTCCTTGCCGACGCCGAGGGGGGCGCCCACGCCCTCGACGGTGTCTCGCTCGGCAAATGTGTGAAGAGCGAGCACGTCGTACCCCTCGAAGGTGAGCTGGTAGCCCTCGTACTGCATGGTCCGGCGCTGGATCAGATCCCGTTTCATACACCGATCCAACCGGTAGTCCACCTCCTCGGACGTCAGGTTGGCGTAGTCGGGCAGCTTCGAGCGGTTGACCCACTCGCTGAACCGCATCCCCTGCTCGACGCCGGAGAGGAGATAGAAGTCCTCGGCGTCGAGTTCGGCGACCACGCCGGCGACGTTCTTGACCATACGACACGTTGACGGGCGAGGGTCAAAAGCCCCCCGCGTCGGCGAGATAAATCGTATGTAGCGATAGAGAATTGGACGGTGGCACGCTGAAATCGATGTCGACGACTCAGTAGACGAGCGTCGCGTCGCTCTCGACCGCGTAGAGCGTCCGTGCGGCGACGTTGACGGCGTGGTCGCCGACGCGTTCGAGGTCCCGGACGGTGAGCAGGAGTCGGGAGATGTCGTCCAGGGACCGCTCGACCGCCCACGAGTCGCCGGTCTCGCGTTCGATCAAGTCGCGCATCACTTGCTCGCTGGCGCGCTGACACAGCGAGTCGAGCTCGTCGTCGCGGGCGGCGATTTCACGGCACAGCGCCGGGTCGTCCGTGCGGTACGCGGTCAGCGCGTCGGCGAACAGTTCACGGGCGAGATCGCCGATCGGCGCGATATCGACCGACTCGAACTGGGCGCGGTCGGACTCTACCGCGAGGGCGTACTTGGCGAGATTGGTGGCGAGGTCGCCGACGCGTTCGATATCGGTGAGGATCTTGAAGGACGCGGCGACGAACCGCAGGTCGCTCGCGACGGGTTGTTGGCGGGCGAACAGGCCGATACACACCGATTCGAGGTCGAGATACGTCTCGTTGATCGCGTCGTCGCCGTCGATCACGTCGTGAGCAGTCGCCTCGTCGCCCGTCTCGAGCGCGTCGAGCGCGCAGTCGAGGCGCTGAGCGACGCGGTCGCCCATGGACAGTACGTCGGACCGCAAGTCCGCCAGCGACTGCTGGAAGTCGTCTCGGGGCACGGTTATCCGAACTTACCCGTGATGTAGTCCTCGACGCGCTGGCTCCGCGGATTCTCGAAGATGCGGTCGGTGTCGCCGTATTCGACGAGTTCGCCGCCGGTCAGGAAGACGGCGGTCTGATCCGAGATGCGCGCCGCCTGCTGCATGTTGTGTGTGACGATGACGACGGTGTAGTCCTCGGCCAGGTCGGCGATGAGGTCCTCTATTTTCGCCGTCGCGATGGGGTCAAGCGCGCTCGCGGGTTCGTCCATCAGGATGACGTCGGGATCGGTCGCGAGACAGCGGGCGATACAGAGCCGTTGTTGCTGGCCGCCGGAGAGACCGAGCGCGTTGTCGTCGAGGCGGTCCTCGACCTCTTCCCAGAGCGCGGCGTCCCGGAGCGACTGCTCGACGAGTTCCGCCTCAGTCTCCCGGTCGTCGCGACCGAGGAGGCGGGCGAGGAATCCCTTGTCGATGTCGCCGTGTTTCCGCGGGCCGTAGGAGACGTTGTCGCGAATCGACTTCGGGAACGGGTTGGGCGCCTGAAACACCATCCCGACGCGTTTGCGGAGTTCGACCAGGTCGACGCCGTCCTGGTAGATCTCCTCGCCGTCGAGTTCGACGGACCCCTCGACGCGGGCGGCCGCGATCCGGTCGTTCATCCGGTTGAGCGAGCGGAGAAACGTCGACTTCCCACAGCCCGACGGACCGATGAGCGCCGTGACACTCTCGGCTGGGATGTCGAGCGAGACGCCCGTGAGCGCGTGATCGTCGCCGTAATACACGTCGAGGTCGGTCGTCGAGAGTTTCGTCTCGCCCGCGAACGAATACGTCAGCCAGTCGTCGCGGATCTCCTCGTCGGTTTCGCCGGTTGTCGTGCGGTCGGCGGCCTGTGCGTTGGTACCGGTGCGGTCGAGTTGTGCGTTACTCATGGTGTATCTTCCTCCGGAAGTAGCGGCGGCTCCCGACGCCGACGGCGTAGAGACCGATGACGACGAGGAGCAAGACGAGCGCCGTCCCCCAGCCGTACTCCGTACTGGAGAAGGCGGAATGGTCGAAGACGCCGGCGGTAATCGAGGAGTAGAGCTGATAGGGGAGGGCGCTGGCGGGGGAGAGCAGGGCGTCGTTGATGACGAACGGCGGCCGCGTGCTGAACCGGAACGACTGGAGCACCTGTGGTCCCGAACTCGGGAAGGGCGCGCCGCCGAACACGAGGAGCAAGGGTGCCGTCTCACCGGCGATGCGGCCGACGCCGAGGATGACGCCGGTGATGACGCCGGGCATCGCCGACGGGATGACGACGCTCCGAATCGTCTCCCACTTGCTCACGCCGAGCGCGGCGCTCGCGTCGCGGTGTTCGTCGGGGACGGCCTTGATCGCCTCGCGGCTGGTGATCAGGACGAGCGGCAGGAGCATGAACCCCAGCACCAACTGGCCGACGAAGATGGAGTTGCCGCCGCTGATGCGGGGGACGAGGAAGGCCAGCCCGAACAGGCCGAAGACGATACTCGGCGTGCTCCAGAGGCCGTTGGTCGCTACCTCGACGAGTTGGGTGAACCGGCCCTGTTCGGCGTACTCGGTGAGGAAGACGGCGGCGCCGACGCCGAGCGGGACGGCGAACGCGACGGCGCCGAAGACCAGCCAGAGCGTGCCGACGATAGCCGGCATGACGCCCGGCACCTCGACGAACAGGCCGCCGGGAACGCTCGTGACAAAGGGCGCTTCGATCCAAGGGAGCGACACGCCGAACAGGGACAGCGCGCCACCCGTGAGACTCGCTCCCGTCAGCACGACATCTACCCCCTGGACGACGATGAACGCGATGAGGAGCGCGAGCACGCCGAGTATCGAGAAGACGGCGATGCCGATGAGCGCGTACGCGCCGTACTGGCGCCCCTGCGCACCGTAGCCCCGCTTGGCCTTCGCGGCACACCAGATGCCGAGGAGCGCGCCGTGGACGACGAGGATGGGAACGAGTTCCGAGCCGGGGAACTCGGCGTCGGTCCAGCCGGGCGTCCAGATCCAGCCCACGTTGATGTGCCCGGCGACGATGACGTAGCCGAGGACTGCGAGCAGGAGGGCAACGGGAAGCGTCGAGCCGAGGTCCTCGCGGGGGAAGAGGGCAGTGGCCGAGCCGAGGACGCCCAGTGCGAGCGCGCCCGAGAGCCACACGACCGGTTCGTTGCCGCCCCACTGCGCCGCGGCGAGGCCACCGACGACGGCCCAGAGCAGGCCGACGACGGCGGCCACGGTGAGCCCGGCGTCGTCGGAGGGTGTGCCATCCACGCCGCCGAACCGAGAGCCGAGCGCGAGCGCCAACAGCCCGGCCGAGAGGACGAACAGGGAGCCGCCGAGCAGGTCGAACAGCCGGACTCCGAGGTAGCGGCTCCCCACGTCGAGCCACTGGAAGATGGTCGCCCACGACGCGATGAAGACGAGGGCCGCGGTGGCGATCAGCGCGCTCGACAGCACGCCACTGATCGACGAGTCGCGGACGACGAGTCCGGTGCGTTCGACGTTGCTCACGCGTTCTCACCCTCGAGCGTTCGGTGCATCCGCCACTCGATCCACTGGGAGGTGATGCTCAGAAGCATCACCATACCGAAGAGGACGACGCCGGCCGCGAACAGCGCGCTCATGTGGGTTCCGCTCGCGTTACCACCTTCGAAGGCGATGACCGTCGTCAGCGTCTCGCCGTAGTTGGTGAACACGTCGAAGACGGGCGTCGGGAACCCTTTGGTGTGTGAGAGCATCACCGTCGCGGCCATCGTCTCGCCCATCGCCCGGCCGACGCCGAGCAGGACGCCAGCGGAGACGCCGGACATCGCCGCCGGGATGGTGACGCTTTTCGTGGTCTGCCAGTCGGTCGATCCCATCGCCAGCGACCCGCGTTTCATCGACTCCGGGACGGTCGAGAGGGCGTCCTCCGCGACGCTGACGACCGTCGGAAGCGCCATGATGCCGATCATGACACCGGCGGCGAAGTAGGAGCCGATCGTCGGCGTCCGGAACTCCGTGTAGAGATACTGGTTGACGATGGTGAGTCCGATGAAGCCGTACGTGATGGAGGGAATCCCGGCCATGAGTTCGATGCCGGGTTTGACCACCTCTCGGAGGCGGGCGGGCGCTATCTCGCTGACGAAGACGGCGCCGGCGACGCCGAGGGGGGCCGCGATGGCCGTCGCGATGACCGTCGTGACCGCCGTGCCGACCATCATCGGCGTCAGCGCGTACACCCCGTTCTGTCCCCAGAGAGGCTGGCTCGTTCGCGTCAGCAGGGAGAGCCCCATCTCGCGGACGATGGGAGCCGACCGCAGCAGGAGGAAGACGACGATGAGCGACAGGACCGACACCGTCGCGACGGTCGTGAGGAAGGTCAGTCCCTTCACCAGTTCGGCCTGATAGCGCGTCCAGCCGACGACGACGGTCGCCAGAAAGGCGAGCATCGGGACGGCAGTCCACTGAGATCCCTGGAGGAACAGGCCGAACGCGGCGGCCGTCGACAGGCCACCGACGAGATACATCAGGAGCGCCCCGTCCTCGGTTCGCTGACGGGAGTTGCGAGCGAGCGTGGCGGCTGCTGAGAGTTCGTGCGTCGCGCGTGTGTGGATCGAGCGTAACATGCGAAATTGAGATCGATGGCCGGTGGATGCGCCGGCGGGTTACGAGAAGTTCGACGGCGCGACTTTCTCGCGCTCGGCTTCGAGACGGTCCTGCGGGAGCGCGAAGTAGTTGTTCGACTGGACGAAGTTCTCCTGCCCGAAGTCGCTCAGGACGAAGTTGAGGAAGGCCGCTTCCTTCCGTGAGGTACCCTCCCAGGTGTAGGCGTGGAGGTCACGCGAGAGCGGGTAGTCCTGCGCCCCGAGGTTATCGCCGTAGGAGTACGTCGTTCCGTCGATGACCAGGTCGACAGGTGGCGTCGCACCGTCGGGTTCGACGAACGCCAGGGCGATGTACGCGATGGCGTTGTCGGCCTGGGCGATGGCCTGCTGGAGCTGCTGGTTCTGCCCGAAGCGCTGGTCGGGACTTATGGGGGCGTTCGGATCGCCGAAGACGTTGGCCCGGAACGAAGTGTCAGTACCGGAGCCTTCGGCGCGACCGAGGGCGAGGATGTCGCGGTCCGGACCACCGACCTCGGACCAGTTGGTGATCTCCTGGCGATACATCGCGCGGAGTTCCTCGATGGTGATGCTCTCGACCCCGGCGTCGGCGATTTCGCGACTGACGACGATGGGCTGGCCGTCGACGCCGACGACGTGGTCGGTGAAGCTGTTCAGCGTCTCCTCGCTCGGATTCGAGCCAGCGAGTTCGGCCGCGGCGGGTGCGGATGAGTCACCGATGTCGACGCGACCCTCCATGACACCCTCGACGCCCGTCCCGGAGTGTGAGAGCGCGATACTCACGCGGAACGGCGGCACCGAACGCTGCCCCGTCGCCTCGTAGCCGTAGTCCTGGGCGAAGAAGTCAGCGAGCCGCATATCCGTGCCATACTCGTCCTGGGCCCAGGACTGCGGCCAGTAGTCTCCGTCGCCCGCCTCGGGGTTGGAGTTCCAGTAACTCGCCGCCGTGTTCGTGATGGGGAACACCGTCGAGGAGCCGTCACCGGTCAGGACGCTCGTGTCCAGACTACCCGACGACCCACCGCTCGTGCTCTGTGAGCCGGTCGAGCCACCGCTCCCACCGCTATCCATCGACTGTCCACTGTTGTCACCGGACTGGCTGCCACAGCCGGCGAGGCCCGTCACCGCACCCATACCGGCCACCGCCAGGAATTTGCGCCGCGATGCGCCATCGAGCATCCGTTTCGGGTCGGCTGGCATCACGAGAAACACTCCGGGA comes from Haloplanus sp. XH21 and encodes:
- the phoU gene encoding phosphate signaling complex protein PhoU, with amino-acid sequence MPRDDFQQSLADLRSDVLSMGDRVAQRLDCALDALETGDEATAHDVIDGDDAINETYLDLESVCIGLFARQQPVASDLRFVAASFKILTDIERVGDLATNLAKYALAVESDRAQFESVDIAPIGDLARELFADALTAYRTDDPALCREIAARDDELDSLCQRASEQVMRDLIERETGDSWAVERSLDDISRLLLTVRDLERVGDHAVNVAARTLYAVESDATLVY
- the pstB gene encoding phosphate ABC transporter ATP-binding protein PstB translates to MSNAQLDRTGTNAQAADRTTTGETDEEIRDDWLTYSFAGETKLSTTDLDVYYGDDHALTGVSLDIPAESVTALIGPSGCGKSTFLRSLNRMNDRIAAARVEGSVELDGEEIYQDGVDLVELRKRVGMVFQAPNPFPKSIRDNVSYGPRKHGDIDKGFLARLLGRDDRETEAELVEQSLRDAALWEEVEDRLDDNALGLSGGQQQRLCIARCLATDPDVILMDEPASALDPIATAKIEDLIADLAEDYTVVIVTHNMQQAARISDQTAVFLTGGELVEYGDTDRIFENPRSQRVEDYITGKFG
- the pstA gene encoding phosphate ABC transporter permease PstA; its protein translation is MSNVERTGLVVRDSSISGVLSSALIATAALVFIASWATIFQWLDVGSRYLGVRLFDLLGGSLFVLSAGLLALALGSRFGGVDGTPSDDAGLTVAAVVGLLWAVVGGLAAAQWGGNEPVVWLSGALALGVLGSATALFPREDLGSTLPVALLLAVLGYVIVAGHINVGWIWTPGWTDAEFPGSELVPILVVHGALLGIWCAAKAKRGYGAQGRQYGAYALIGIAVFSILGVLALLIAFIVVQGVDVVLTGASLTGGALSLFGVSLPWIEAPFVTSVPGGLFVEVPGVMPAIVGTLWLVFGAVAFAVPLGVGAAVFLTEYAEQGRFTQLVEVATNGLWSTPSIVFGLFGLAFLVPRISGGNSIFVGQLVLGFMLLPLVLITSREAIKAVPDEHRDASAALGVSKWETIRSVVIPSAMPGVITGVILGVGRIAGETAPLLLVFGGAPFPSSGPQVLQSFRFSTRPPFVINDALLSPASALPYQLYSSITAGVFDHSAFSSTEYGWGTALVLLLVVIGLYAVGVGSRRYFRRKIHHE
- the pstC gene encoding phosphate ABC transporter permease subunit PstC encodes the protein MLRSIHTRATHELSAAATLARNSRQRTEDGALLMYLVGGLSTAAAFGLFLQGSQWTAVPMLAFLATVVVGWTRYQAELVKGLTFLTTVATVSVLSLIVVFLLLRSAPIVREMGLSLLTRTSQPLWGQNGVYALTPMMVGTAVTTVIATAIAAPLGVAGAVFVSEIAPARLREVVKPGIELMAGIPSITYGFIGLTIVNQYLYTEFRTPTIGSYFAAGVMIGIMALPTVVSVAEDALSTVPESMKRGSLAMGSTDWQTTKSVTIPAAMSGVSAGVLLGVGRAMGETMAATVMLSHTKGFPTPVFDVFTNYGETLTTVIAFEGGNASGTHMSALFAAGVVLFGMVMLLSITSQWIEWRMHRTLEGENA
- a CDS encoding PstS family phosphate ABC transporter substrate-binding protein; translation: MPADPKRMLDGASRRKFLAVAGMGAVTGLAGCGSQSGDNSGQSMDSGGSGGSTGSQSTSGGSSGSLDTSVLTGDGSSTVFPITNTAASYWNSNPEAGDGDYWPQSWAQDEYGTDMRLADFFAQDYGYEATGQRSVPPFRVSIALSHSGTGVEGVMEGRVDIGDSSAPAAAELAGSNPSEETLNSFTDHVVGVDGQPIVVSREIADAGVESITIEELRAMYRQEITNWSEVGGPDRDILALGRAEGSGTDTSFRANVFGDPNAPISPDQRFGQNQQLQQAIAQADNAIAYIALAFVEPDGATPPVDLVIDGTTYSYGDNLGAQDYPLSRDLHAYTWEGTSRKEAAFLNFVLSDFGQENFVQSNNYFALPQDRLEAEREKVAPSNFS